The genomic region CAAAACCGCTGGCTATAAAAGCGAAAGCAACACTCATTAATTTTCGAACCTTCTAAAGTTCATTAACTGAGATGGTTTAATGGTAAATGAAAACACAGTTACCTGATATCAATTATAGCAGACCGGAGCGGCACGCCGGAACCATCAACGCTACACAGGTGCGGACTTGCCAATGCTCGCCATCCAGATGCCAGCTATACGGTTCAACGTGTATCACTTTATCCTCGTTAATCAGATTTTGCAGGACCCGTCCATGGCATTGAAGAAAACAACCATCGACCATGATCACTTTATCGCTCCCGGTTACCCAGCTTAACATGGAGGAATGAGGAACAAAGAATGTTTCCGCGTGGCATGCCCGGGCAAAGGAAGGCGTTTCCTGGGCTATAATGTTCGCTGCGAGCCTGGCAATTTCTCCCCGGATGCAGGCTCCCTCGCAGGATAAGACCGGAATCTTTTTATCGGCAATGTTCTGTTTCGCATAGGCTTCACCAACCGGACAAACACCTTTTACGCTTGATACGTCAATTGAAAAATCGGCTGAGAGAACCGAGATGTCGTCCTGTGTGCAGGATTTCATCTATCGTCTGCCAGTCAGCTATCGGACGGTATTGGTATTGCATGATGAGCATGGTTTGAAGAACCAGGAGATTGCCGATGTACTCGGTTGCTCTCTGCAGACAGTGAAAATACGGTTACATAGAGCCCGGAATGAGATACGGCGTACCCTGAATACCGGTTGTCATTTTACTCGCGATGAGCGCAATGTTCTTGTTTGTGAATCAAAACCGGAAGAGGCAGAAAATCAGAGCTAGGCTACAAATCATGGGGAACCTTTTCAATCTCTTGAAGAATGCTGATGTTATATTTCGAGCCAGCAAGATCAACCTCATTTTAAGTTCTCTATAGTCCCGGTGTTCCCCTTCATTATCAAGAATGCATGGTTTGAGTGGTTTTTCTGAAGTTGGTGGGCGGTACTGCCCAATACGCAGAACCAGGACGTTTGAAGTAGCGTTCAGTCTATGATGTCGTGCCAACTCGAATTGCCGGTTGAGCAAAGGTTTTAACTATTATTTGTTACGAGTGTGATTAATCACGTTCGACTGCTTCCCGATTATTCTGGATTGCGTCAAGTTTACGTTCGATAAAATCAATGACGTATTTTTGTGTTTGCTCACCTATCCAGATAATGACGTATTTTTGTGTTTGCTCACCTATCCAGATACCGTATCTACAGGCTAGTGCCCCCAATATCATCATCATGAATGGGACAATGACAAAACCTAGGTTTTCAATACGTATTCCACCTTCACTCGGTACAATGATAATTATTCCCACCAGAAAGAATAAAAATGCGACGCTCAACCAGAATATTGAAAAAGCTTTGGTAAAAAGCGATATATCAAAGTAACCTTCTATTTGGGTCTCGTTCCCCAAGTGATAAAAGTTACCATGATAATAAGAATGCCATGAGTTCCTATATGGCACTGTATATAACAAAAGATTCGTTCCTCTAATTTTGCCTGCTACTTTGCCCGTGTAATCAAATGGGAGCCAGCTATTCTTCTTTGCAAGCGAGTTGGCTAAGCGAATGACGCATTCTTCCTCGGATAAGTGAGTGGAAAATAGATAATGTCTTTTTCTACCAAGAATGAATTCCTTGAATTCATTAACAACCCATAATTAAACCATTTTTATTGTTTATTATACATCGCTAAAATGTAGCCGAAAAGCATCTGGTTACCCTCATGCCCACAAAGACCGTATGGGAAACAATGGAAAGGATTCTATTAGAAAAATATGTTTCGTTTGGGGAAGTCTATGTTCTTGCCATTCTGTCTATTGTACATTACTGTTATTTCGAGGCTAGAAAACTGGGCGGTACAGGACTTGAACTTCCTCCCAAAGCCACCCCTTATTTCTCCGCCAGAGCGGGGCGTTCCGCTTCAGCCGGTGGCACAGGCCA from Dehalococcoidales bacterium harbors:
- a CDS encoding putative zinc-binding protein, translating into MKSCTQDDISVLSADFSIDVSSVKGVCPVGEAYAKQNIADKKIPVLSCEGACIRGEIARLAANIIAQETPSFARACHAETFFVPHSSMLSWVTGSDKVIMVDGCFLQCHGRVLQNLINEDKVIHVEPYSWHLDGEHWQVRTCVALMVPACRSGLL